Proteins from one Microbacterium sp. Root553 genomic window:
- a CDS encoding sensor histidine kinase produces the protein MRPARSIASRVFLVLLVAAIVLGALVAVFLVVDAQRATHSEAERVTAATAATVASSPLVVDMLGGDDLTATSVALEPYALDVIADAGLDFVTIMTLDGTRVTHPDLDQIGARYLGTIPDAPRPLTEVFTGTLGPSVRTIVPVIGPGGAAVGWVSSGVTIESISETLVRRLPLSLGITAGLVAFGALGALAARRFTRRIAGDLPPGQVRDAVSSYESLRTLGDAIRAQTHEHGNRMHTAVALLELGRTDEAIEILTETSRQSQSLVDQVTARRAGDPAVGALLLGKASQAKERGIDWRVRIDPDTPRSPLSAVESVAVLGNLIDNAMDAAGEAEARWVEVALQTSADGGILLEVSDSGHGIPAPLREQIFVQGFSTKQADTQGRGVGLALVRSVVLGAGGTVAVSENPTTFRVVLPPTRGKASA, from the coding sequence ATGAGACCCGCGCGCAGCATCGCCTCACGGGTCTTCCTCGTGCTGCTGGTCGCGGCGATCGTCCTCGGAGCGCTGGTCGCGGTGTTCCTGGTGGTGGATGCCCAGCGGGCCACCCATTCCGAGGCCGAACGGGTCACGGCCGCGACGGCGGCGACCGTCGCATCCTCCCCGCTCGTGGTCGACATGCTCGGGGGCGACGATCTCACGGCGACGAGCGTCGCACTCGAGCCCTACGCGCTGGACGTCATCGCCGATGCGGGCCTGGACTTCGTGACGATCATGACCCTGGACGGCACGCGCGTGACGCATCCGGATCTCGATCAGATCGGCGCTCGCTACCTCGGCACCATCCCCGATGCCCCGCGCCCGTTGACGGAGGTGTTCACCGGGACGCTGGGCCCGTCCGTGCGCACGATCGTGCCCGTGATCGGGCCCGGCGGCGCCGCGGTGGGTTGGGTCTCCTCTGGCGTGACCATCGAATCGATCTCGGAGACCCTGGTGCGCAGGCTCCCCCTCTCCCTCGGCATCACCGCGGGGCTCGTCGCCTTCGGGGCGCTCGGAGCTCTGGCGGCTCGCCGGTTCACACGCCGGATCGCCGGGGATCTGCCGCCGGGGCAGGTGCGCGACGCGGTGTCGTCGTACGAGTCCCTGCGCACCCTCGGCGACGCGATCCGGGCGCAGACCCACGAGCACGGGAACCGCATGCACACCGCTGTCGCCCTGCTCGAGCTCGGACGCACGGACGAGGCGATCGAGATCCTGACCGAGACGTCGCGGCAGAGCCAATCCCTGGTCGACCAGGTCACGGCCCGTCGCGCCGGCGACCCTGCGGTGGGCGCGCTGCTGCTCGGCAAGGCGTCGCAGGCCAAGGAGCGTGGCATCGACTGGCGGGTGCGCATAGATCCCGACACCCCGCGGTCGCCGCTGTCGGCGGTCGAGAGCGTCGCCGTGCTCGGCAACCTCATCGACAACGCCATGGATGCGGCGGGCGAGGCCGAGGCACGCTGGGTCGAGGTCGCTCTGCAGACGTCCGCCGACGGGGGCATCCTGCTGGAGGTCTCGGACAGCGGCCACGGCATCCCCGCGCCGCTCCGCGAGCAGATCTTCGTCCAGGGATTCTCGACCAAGCAGGCGGACACGCAGGGACGCGGCGTGGGCCTCGCACTGGTCCGCTCGGTGGTGCTCGGGGCCGGGGGCACTGTTGCGGTGTCCGAGAATCCGACGACTTTCCGCGTCGTCCTCCCCCCGACGCGGGGGAAGGCGTCGGCATGA
- a CDS encoding FMN reductase, with the protein MASRRIAVVSAGLSNPSSTRMLADRLAAETVKALAGHDIEATVDVVELRDYAHDITNNLLTGFAPPALETAINTVVSADALIAVTPIFSTSYNGLFKSFIDVLDPDALTGMPVLIGANAGTARHSLAIDYAIRPLFAYLHADAVSTGVFAASSDWGGAGDDVAPLAKRVEKGARELAEAVARRDTTEVLDPYDPATYLGEGRSFGHMLGGLAGE; encoded by the coding sequence ATGGCCAGCCGTCGGATCGCGGTCGTCTCGGCCGGACTCTCGAACCCGTCGTCCACCCGCATGCTGGCCGATCGCCTCGCCGCTGAGACCGTCAAGGCGCTCGCCGGTCACGACATCGAGGCGACGGTCGACGTCGTCGAGCTGCGGGACTACGCGCACGACATCACGAACAACCTGCTCACGGGGTTCGCGCCGCCGGCGCTGGAGACGGCGATCAACACCGTGGTGTCCGCCGATGCGCTCATCGCGGTCACGCCGATCTTCTCCACGAGCTACAACGGCCTCTTCAAGTCGTTCATCGACGTGCTCGACCCCGACGCCCTCACCGGGATGCCCGTGCTGATCGGCGCGAACGCCGGCACGGCCCGGCATTCGCTCGCGATCGACTACGCGATCCGCCCGCTCTTCGCCTATCTGCATGCGGATGCCGTCTCGACGGGCGTGTTCGCGGCCTCCAGCGACTGGGGCGGGGCGGGCGACGACGTCGCCCCTCTCGCGAAGAGGGTGGAGAAGGGCGCGCGTGAGCTCGCCGAGGCCGTCGCCAGGCGGGACACCACCGAGGTCCTCGACCCGTACGATCCCGCGACCTACCTCGGCGAGGGCCGGTCGTTCGGTCACATGCTCGGCGGTCTCGCCGGCGAGTGA
- a CDS encoding acyltransferase family protein — protein MHSTGADPTSPATTSAPRPRKRVPFWDNARYACIVLVVLGHAIQRLTYDSDIALAAYLALYAFHMPAFAIISGYFSKSGSPTRVQMARVITDILVPYVIFEFLWTLTKWFVEGQADPNFTKPSWTLWFLLALGIFRLVLPYLALLRWPLLWTVIISVGVGYLPNVDSTFSLSRTLGLLPFFALGWWLRDRDIVTRLRLLDVRPWWVRATALCVLAIAGFAAWNWIDVWKQVDLGRWFFYEDAYADLGGEQWWAGGARIALMLLAVILSAAFFALIPRGTHWWTRFGQYTMYVFLLHSFVLYPFRESGVLRDLDPTWLWLPLVTLLSVVLALALATKPVRSIFRPLVEPRPRWLFADPELTGRQGHRSDPTGSRRPRQTPDASVKR, from the coding sequence ATGCACAGCACCGGAGCCGACCCGACGAGCCCCGCCACCACGTCCGCCCCGAGACCGCGCAAGAGAGTCCCCTTCTGGGACAACGCACGGTACGCCTGCATCGTGCTGGTGGTGCTCGGACACGCGATCCAGCGCCTCACGTACGACTCCGACATCGCCCTCGCCGCGTATCTCGCGCTGTACGCGTTCCACATGCCGGCATTCGCGATCATCTCCGGCTACTTCTCGAAATCCGGCTCCCCCACCCGGGTGCAGATGGCGAGGGTCATCACCGACATCCTCGTCCCCTACGTCATCTTCGAGTTCCTCTGGACGCTGACGAAGTGGTTCGTCGAAGGACAGGCGGATCCGAACTTCACCAAGCCGTCGTGGACACTCTGGTTCCTGCTGGCGCTGGGGATCTTCCGTCTGGTCCTCCCCTATCTCGCCCTGCTGCGTTGGCCGCTGCTGTGGACCGTGATCATCTCGGTGGGCGTGGGCTATCTGCCCAACGTCGACAGCACGTTCTCGCTGTCACGCACCCTCGGACTGCTGCCGTTCTTCGCGCTGGGATGGTGGCTGCGCGACCGCGACATCGTCACGCGCCTCCGCCTGCTCGACGTGCGCCCGTGGTGGGTCAGGGCGACAGCACTGTGCGTGCTCGCGATCGCGGGCTTCGCGGCGTGGAACTGGATCGACGTCTGGAAGCAGGTCGACCTCGGTCGGTGGTTCTTCTATGAGGACGCGTATGCGGATCTCGGCGGCGAGCAGTGGTGGGCGGGTGGCGCGCGCATCGCGTTGATGCTGCTTGCGGTCATCCTCAGCGCCGCGTTCTTCGCCCTCATCCCCCGCGGCACCCACTGGTGGACCCGGTTCGGCCAGTACACGATGTACGTGTTCCTGCTGCACTCCTTCGTGCTCTACCCGTTCCGAGAGTCCGGAGTGCTGCGCGACCTCGATCCGACCTGGCTGTGGCTGCCGCTCGTGACCCTGCTGTCGGTCGTCCTCGCCCTGGCTCTCGCGACGAAGCCGGTGCGGTCGATCTTCCGCCCCCTCGTCGAGCCCCGACCGCGCTGGCTGTTCGCCGATCCGGAGCTCACCGGCAGGCAGGGCCACCGCAGCGACCCGACCGGCTCCCGTCGCCCCCGGCAGACCCCGGACGCGAGTGTGAAGCGGTGA
- a CDS encoding DedA family protein: protein MPLDLLTGPWALPVMSLLVLGDAFLVVVPGEIAVTVLGAIAASSGSPSLWAVIGCAGAAAALGDIACYLIGRSVGLERWAWMRRPRIRAALDWAGLRLDSGTASVLFTARFVPFARLAINLVAGASRIHPGRYLALVTTAALGWAAYQASVGAVVAAVIPGGPVVAVVVSVAVALGLGAVIDLAVRRGRRGRRGSSDSARPPRSDVA from the coding sequence GTGCCGCTCGATCTGCTCACCGGCCCCTGGGCCCTCCCCGTCATGAGCCTCCTCGTGCTCGGCGACGCCTTCCTGGTGGTCGTGCCCGGGGAGATCGCCGTGACCGTCCTCGGCGCGATCGCCGCGTCATCGGGGTCACCCTCGCTGTGGGCGGTCATCGGGTGCGCGGGAGCGGCAGCGGCCCTGGGAGACATCGCCTGCTACCTCATCGGACGCAGCGTGGGTCTCGAGCGCTGGGCGTGGATGCGCCGCCCTCGCATCCGGGCGGCGCTGGACTGGGCAGGGCTCCGGCTCGACAGCGGCACGGCGAGCGTGCTCTTCACGGCGCGTTTCGTCCCCTTCGCGCGGTTGGCGATCAACCTCGTCGCCGGTGCCTCGCGCATCCATCCCGGCCGGTATCTCGCCCTCGTGACGACGGCTGCTCTCGGCTGGGCCGCGTACCAGGCGTCGGTCGGCGCGGTGGTGGCCGCGGTGATCCCCGGGGGTCCGGTGGTGGCCGTCGTCGTCTCTGTCGCCGTGGCTCTCGGTCTCGGTGCGGTGATCGACCTCGCGGTGCGACGCGGACGACGCGGACGACGCGGATCGTCGGACTCCGCTCGGCCGCCGCGCAGCGACGTGGCCTAG
- a CDS encoding LLM class flavin-dependent oxidoreductase, whose translation MSEQAGVPVQFGIMSVSDITRDPTTGNTPSEQERIKATLRIATHAEEVGLDVFAIGEHHNPPFWSSSPTTFLAALAAQTERLIVSTSTTLITTNDPVRIAEEYAMLQHVSDGRMDLMLGRGNTGPVYPWFGQDIRQGLPLAIENYALLHKLWREDVVDWEGKFRTPLQGFTSTPRPLDGVAPFVWHGSIRTPEIAEQAAYYGDGFFANNIFWPKEHYQRLIELYRQRYAHYGHGAPEQAIVGLGGQVFMAAKSQDAVNRFRPYFDNAPVYGHGPSMEDFTEMTPLTVGSPQQVIDRYAAMREHYGDYQRQLFLIDHAGLPLKTVLEQLDILGSEVVPVLRKELAKDRPANVPDAPTHASRVLAEFGDGPTRQARPGANRGDNLTGDSPYQDTPAPAGSAFGLSRKGA comes from the coding sequence ATGAGCGAGCAGGCAGGCGTCCCGGTGCAGTTCGGCATCATGTCGGTCAGCGACATCACCCGCGATCCCACGACCGGCAACACGCCGAGCGAGCAGGAGCGCATCAAGGCGACCCTGCGGATCGCCACGCACGCGGAGGAGGTCGGTCTCGACGTCTTCGCGATCGGCGAGCACCACAACCCGCCGTTCTGGTCGTCCAGCCCCACCACCTTCCTCGCTGCGCTCGCCGCGCAGACCGAGCGTCTGATCGTGTCGACCTCGACGACCCTCATCACCACGAACGACCCGGTGCGCATCGCCGAGGAGTACGCGATGCTCCAGCACGTGTCGGACGGCCGCATGGACCTCATGCTGGGTCGCGGCAACACCGGACCGGTGTATCCGTGGTTCGGCCAGGACATCCGCCAGGGCCTTCCGCTCGCGATCGAGAACTACGCGCTGCTGCACAAGCTGTGGCGGGAGGACGTCGTGGACTGGGAGGGCAAGTTCCGCACACCCCTGCAGGGCTTCACCTCGACTCCGCGTCCCCTCGACGGTGTCGCTCCCTTCGTCTGGCACGGCTCGATCCGTACACCGGAGATCGCCGAGCAGGCCGCCTACTACGGCGACGGGTTCTTCGCGAACAACATCTTCTGGCCCAAGGAGCACTATCAGCGTCTGATCGAGCTGTACCGTCAGCGCTACGCGCACTACGGACACGGCGCGCCGGAGCAGGCGATCGTCGGTCTGGGCGGTCAGGTGTTCATGGCGGCGAAGTCGCAGGATGCCGTGAACCGGTTCCGCCCGTACTTCGACAACGCCCCTGTGTACGGGCACGGTCCGAGCATGGAGGACTTCACCGAGATGACCCCGCTCACTGTCGGGTCGCCGCAGCAGGTGATCGACCGCTATGCCGCGATGCGCGAGCACTACGGGGACTATCAGCGGCAGCTCTTCCTCATCGACCACGCCGGTCTCCCTCTGAAGACCGTGCTCGAGCAGCTCGACATCCTGGGCTCCGAGGTCGTGCCGGTGCTGCGCAAGGAGCTGGCGAAGGATCGTCCGGCGAACGTCCCGGACGCGCCGACCCATGCGTCGCGGGTGCTGGCCGAGTTCGGCGACGGCCCGACGCGTCAGGCGCGGCCCGGAGCGAACCGGGGCGACAACCTCACGGGTGACTCGCCCTACCAGGACACGCCCGCTCCTGCCGGTTCCGCCTTCGGTCTGAGCCGGAAGGGTGCCTGA
- a CDS encoding cation:dicarboxylate symporter family transporter, with product MAITTGFSLPGFNSRRGKQAWDRHTWLYVSVIIAVVLGAAVGLLWPQVGQSLEPIGKGFVSLIRMMIAPIIFCTIVVGVGSIAKAATVGKIGGLALLYFMVMSTFALAIGLVVGNIIHPGSGLDMANSNYDATDTEAKTTTEFVLGIIPTTFFSAFTGESVLQVLFIALLVGFALQGLGEKGAPIMDAVKNLQKLVFRILGMILWLAPLGAFGAIAAVVGKTGVAAIWSLGVLMIAFYITCILFIVVVLGTLLYAVTRVNIFSLVKYLAREYLLIVGTSSSESALPRLIAKMEHIGVSKPVVGITVPTGYSFNLDGTAIYLTMASLFIATGMGQPMTIGEQIGLLVFMIIASKGAAGVTGAGLATLAGGLQAYRPDLVDGVGVIVGIDRFMSEGRALTNFTGNAVATLLIGTWTRQIDRDRVTQVLSGRIPFEESQLDGVDEHGMVDEEKAVDVQGLKESALDEMAAKQARARAREMRG from the coding sequence ATGGCCATCACGACGGGGTTCTCCCTTCCCGGTTTCAATTCTCGCCGCGGCAAGCAGGCCTGGGACAGGCACACCTGGCTGTACGTGTCGGTGATCATCGCGGTCGTCCTCGGCGCGGCGGTGGGTCTGCTCTGGCCGCAGGTCGGTCAGAGCCTGGAGCCGATCGGCAAGGGGTTCGTGTCGCTCATCAGGATGATGATCGCCCCGATCATCTTCTGCACGATCGTGGTGGGCGTCGGATCGATCGCCAAGGCCGCCACCGTCGGCAAGATCGGCGGGCTGGCGCTGCTGTACTTCATGGTCATGTCGACGTTCGCCCTCGCGATCGGCCTCGTCGTCGGCAACATCATCCACCCCGGATCCGGCCTCGACATGGCCAACTCGAACTACGACGCGACCGACACCGAGGCGAAGACCACGACCGAGTTCGTCCTCGGCATCATCCCCACCACGTTCTTCTCCGCGTTCACCGGTGAGAGCGTCCTCCAGGTGCTGTTCATCGCCCTCCTGGTCGGCTTCGCCCTGCAGGGACTCGGGGAGAAGGGTGCCCCGATCATGGATGCGGTGAAGAACCTGCAGAAGCTGGTGTTCCGCATCCTCGGGATGATCCTCTGGCTCGCGCCGCTCGGTGCCTTCGGCGCGATCGCCGCGGTCGTCGGCAAGACCGGCGTGGCCGCGATCTGGAGCCTGGGCGTGCTCATGATCGCGTTCTACATCACCTGCATCCTGTTCATCGTCGTCGTGCTGGGGACGCTGCTCTACGCGGTCACCCGCGTCAACATCTTCAGCCTCGTGAAGTACCTCGCCAGGGAGTACCTCCTGATCGTCGGCACGTCGTCGTCAGAGTCCGCACTGCCCCGACTGATCGCGAAGATGGAGCACATCGGCGTCTCGAAGCCGGTCGTCGGCATCACCGTGCCGACCGGATACTCGTTCAACCTCGACGGCACCGCGATCTACCTGACGATGGCCTCGCTGTTCATCGCCACCGGCATGGGCCAGCCGATGACGATCGGTGAGCAGATCGGTCTGCTCGTGTTCATGATCATCGCCAGCAAGGGCGCCGCCGGGGTCACCGGTGCAGGGCTCGCGACCCTCGCCGGCGGTCTGCAGGCCTACCGCCCCGACCTGGTCGACGGCGTCGGCGTCATCGTCGGCATCGACCGCTTCATGTCGGAGGGGCGTGCGCTCACCAACTTCACCGGCAACGCGGTCGCCACCCTGCTCATCGGCACGTGGACGCGGCAGATCGACCGTGACCGCGTGACGCAGGTGCTGAGCGGCCGGATCCCGTTCGAGGAGTCGCAGCTCGACGGCGTCGACGAGCACGGCATGGTCGACGAGGAGAAGGCCGTCGACGTGCAGGGGCTCAAGGAGTCCGCCCTCGATGAGATGGCGGCCAAGCAGGCACGGGCACGGGCCCGCGAGATGCGCGGCTGA
- a CDS encoding response regulator, whose protein sequence is MIRTLLVDDDALTIELHRSYLDRIDGFVVAGECAGARAALSALLAQPSDRPFDLVLLDLTMPDGSGIDVLRALRARGTAIDVIAITGVRDAESVRQMAALGVYQYLVKPFPFAVFQERLTAYRSYREQARSTDGEATQSEIDALLGRATGTVLVPKGLSDATLQKVTGALRSGGAMSASEAAERLGMSRVSVRRYLEHLAASGVVIRSARYGARGRPETEYGWNRRTDGRD, encoded by the coding sequence ATGATCCGCACCCTGCTCGTCGACGACGACGCCCTGACGATCGAACTGCATCGGTCCTACCTCGACCGGATCGACGGCTTCGTCGTCGCCGGGGAGTGCGCCGGAGCCCGCGCCGCGCTCTCGGCCCTGCTGGCGCAGCCGTCGGATCGGCCGTTCGACCTCGTCCTGCTCGATCTGACCATGCCCGACGGCTCGGGGATCGACGTCCTGCGCGCACTTCGCGCCCGCGGTACGGCGATCGACGTGATCGCGATCACCGGTGTGCGGGACGCCGAGAGCGTTCGGCAGATGGCCGCGCTGGGGGTGTATCAGTACCTGGTCAAGCCGTTCCCGTTCGCGGTCTTCCAGGAGCGTCTGACCGCCTACCGCTCGTATCGCGAGCAGGCGCGATCGACCGACGGCGAGGCCACCCAATCGGAGATCGATGCCCTGCTGGGCCGTGCCACCGGCACCGTCCTCGTCCCCAAGGGGCTCTCCGACGCCACCCTGCAGAAGGTCACCGGCGCGCTGCGTTCCGGAGGTGCGATGTCGGCGAGCGAGGCTGCCGAGCGGCTCGGCATGTCCCGTGTCTCGGTGCGTCGGTATCTCGAGCACCTCGCCGCGTCCGGAGTGGTCATCCGCAGTGCACGGTACGGGGCGCGGGGTCGTCCGGAGACCGAGTACGGCTGGAATCGGCGCACAGACGGACGCGACTGA
- a CDS encoding GDSL-type esterase/lipase family protein, with protein MTESFLPHMNGVTGSVLQILRHLERTGHEAHVLAPDAVGLPTEISGAAVEAIPSLALPGYRNVRVGTSPAHRVAASLRRFEPDVVHLASPFALGWRGALAAERLDVPSVAAYQTDVAAYAARYRVPATTGLAHTHIARLHRRATLTLAPSEDAALRLADLGVDRVRRWGRGVDAERFQPMRRSVQLRAEWGAETVIGYVGRLAPEKQVEDLAVLQDIPGARLVIVGDGPTRPRLEALMPSAVFLGHLEGDALAAALASFDVFVHPGESETFGQTLQEAHASGVPVVATGRGGPLDLVRMGIDGWLYRPGDLDDLRMRVADLAGDVRKRRAFGAAGHQAVQGRSWASVCDQLLGHFDEATALQAVDAGARARRRTRPEPSRPIVARRWQRYVALGDSLTEGLCDPGPEETLRGWADRLALLLASRGGLHYANLAIRSKRVRDVCEIQLPRAIELRPDLVSVLIGANDLVKPRVDVPALAAELESAVARLRGIGADVVLVTPFLPDRRAAAVYAARFASFATALAGIAARTGAILIDTDLHPTLPERPHWGEDLVHLSSRGHRFLAYRVGEVLGVPHADALGALDASLHEDEAISAGLWWRRHALPWVWRRLHGRAAGDGRVAKHDDYVYLGRSRAPRGVSVG; from the coding sequence GTGACCGAGTCCTTCCTTCCGCACATGAACGGTGTCACCGGATCCGTGCTGCAGATCCTCCGGCACCTCGAGCGCACGGGCCATGAGGCGCACGTGCTCGCACCGGATGCCGTCGGCCTGCCGACCGAGATCTCCGGTGCGGCCGTCGAAGCCATCCCGAGCCTGGCGCTCCCCGGCTACCGCAACGTCAGGGTGGGGACCTCGCCTGCGCATCGCGTGGCGGCCTCCCTCCGACGGTTCGAGCCCGACGTCGTGCACCTCGCCTCGCCGTTCGCGCTGGGATGGCGAGGTGCGCTCGCCGCAGAGCGTCTGGACGTGCCCTCGGTGGCGGCCTATCAGACCGATGTCGCGGCGTACGCGGCGAGATACCGGGTCCCGGCGACCACGGGGCTCGCCCACACCCACATCGCGCGCCTGCACCGGCGCGCGACCCTCACGCTCGCGCCCTCGGAGGACGCCGCGCTCCGACTCGCCGACCTCGGAGTCGATCGGGTCAGGCGATGGGGCAGGGGAGTCGATGCGGAGCGCTTCCAGCCGATGCGCCGGAGTGTGCAGCTGCGTGCCGAATGGGGTGCCGAGACGGTGATCGGCTACGTCGGCCGACTCGCTCCGGAGAAGCAGGTGGAAGACCTCGCGGTGCTGCAGGACATCCCCGGGGCGCGCCTCGTGATCGTGGGAGACGGGCCGACCCGACCCCGACTGGAAGCGCTGATGCCGAGCGCGGTGTTCCTCGGGCATCTCGAGGGGGATGCGCTCGCCGCCGCGCTGGCGTCCTTCGACGTGTTCGTGCACCCCGGCGAGAGCGAGACCTTCGGACAGACGCTCCAGGAGGCGCACGCCAGCGGAGTGCCTGTCGTCGCCACCGGACGCGGCGGGCCGCTCGACCTCGTGCGGATGGGGATCGACGGATGGCTCTACCGCCCCGGAGATCTCGACGATCTGCGCATGCGCGTCGCCGATCTCGCCGGCGACGTCCGAAAGCGCAGAGCGTTCGGGGCCGCCGGGCATCAGGCCGTGCAGGGACGCAGCTGGGCCAGCGTCTGCGACCAGCTGCTGGGGCACTTCGACGAGGCGACCGCACTGCAGGCCGTCGACGCGGGAGCGCGTGCTCGCCGCAGGACCAGACCCGAGCCGTCTCGGCCGATCGTCGCCCGTCGCTGGCAGCGGTACGTCGCGCTGGGGGACTCGCTCACCGAGGGGCTGTGCGACCCCGGACCCGAGGAAACCCTGCGCGGCTGGGCGGACCGGCTGGCGCTGCTGCTCGCGTCCAGGGGAGGACTGCACTATGCCAACCTCGCCATCCGCTCGAAGCGCGTGCGCGATGTCTGCGAGATCCAGCTGCCGCGGGCGATCGAGCTCCGTCCCGACCTCGTGTCGGTGCTCATCGGGGCCAACGACCTCGTGAAACCCCGTGTCGACGTGCCCGCGCTCGCCGCAGAGCTCGAGAGCGCCGTGGCCCGCCTCCGCGGCATCGGCGCCGACGTGGTCCTGGTCACGCCCTTTCTCCCCGACCGCCGTGCGGCAGCGGTCTACGCCGCGCGCTTCGCGTCGTTCGCCACCGCACTGGCCGGTATCGCGGCACGCACCGGCGCGATCCTGATCGATACCGATCTGCATCCGACGCTGCCCGAGCGTCCCCACTGGGGTGAGGACCTCGTGCATCTCAGCAGCCGCGGTCATCGCTTCCTCGCGTACCGGGTGGGGGAGGTGCTCGGCGTCCCGCACGCCGATGCGCTCGGTGCGCTCGACGCGTCGCTCCATGAGGACGAGGCGATCAGTGCCGGGCTGTGGTGGCGTCGCCACGCGCTGCCCTGGGTGTGGCGACGCCTGCACGGCCGTGCGGCCGGAGACGGCCGGGTCGCGAAGCACGACGACTACGTCTACCTCGGGCGCTCGCGAGCGCCGCGCGGGGTCAGCGTCGGCTGA
- a CDS encoding DUF5302 domain-containing protein, producing the protein MSTEEGASSTEDMKRKFKEALEKKNAHHRQGESHLDGDSAVHGAAAPQTRREFRRKSG; encoded by the coding sequence ATGAGCACCGAAGAAGGCGCCTCCTCCACCGAGGACATGAAGCGCAAGTTCAAGGAAGCGCTCGAGAAGAAGAACGCGCACCACCGTCAGGGCGAGTCGCACCTGGATGGCGACTCCGCCGTCCACGGCGCAGCGGCCCCGCAGACGCGGCGCGAGTTCCGACGCAAGAGCGGTTGA